CACTCTCCTTTGACTGTGAGCATAACTGTCTCTCCCATTGTTTCTGGGAATGGTcgctggctgctggctgcttaGGAAGTGGCTGCAGTCTTCTGTGGGTTCCTCACATGGAAATCAGTAGGCATTTTCTATCCATTCCCATGGGAGATCTCTGGAATCCAAATATTAAAAGATCCTTATCCATAAAGCTGATGAATAGCTTATAGAGGAACCATAAAGCTATGAATACCTAATGAGCTCTGTGTTAGCAGGTGTTTCATATTATGTAGAACATATGCTTAAGTTCATacaatcataaaatcatagaatattctgagttggaaaagacccacaagaatcaagtccaactcctgactccacacaggACTACCTAAAAATCAAGTCATACTCCTGAATGCATTGTCCATAGATGTCTTCAAAACCAGCAGgattggtgctgtgaccacttccctggggagtctgttccagtgctcaaccaacttctcagtgaagaaccttttcctaatatccaacctgaacttcccctttcacagctccatgctgttcccttgggtcctgttgctgtcaccAGGGAGCAGAGGTCAGCACGTGCACTTCTGCTCCCCTTGAGAAGAAGCTGCAgcccaccatgaggcctcccctgggcctcctcttctctacaCTGATTAATCCAAATGATCTCAGCCTCTCATTGTActtcttgccctctagacccttcaccatcttcatagccctcctttggacactcttaacagctttatacattttttatactgtggtgcccaaaactgcacacagtgctcaaggtgaaGCCTcatcagcacagagcagagtggAACGGCCACTTCCCTTGAgctgggctgctctccagcctctcgtCCCCCAGTTTATATGCATAGACATtattgccccgtcccaggtgcagaatccagcacttgctcttgatAAACTTCCtgcagttggtgattgcccagccctccaatttgtcaagatctctctgcaaggccgcTCTGCCCTTAAGGGAGTCAGCAACTTCTCCTAATTTAGTATCAGCTGCAAACTTACTTAGCTTGCATTCcagtcctgcatccagatcatgtataaaatattgaagaaaacTGGCCCCAAAATGGAGGCCTGGAGAACCCCATTAGGGACTGGCTGCCAGCATGGTGTAACCTCATTTGTAACCTTTGAGCCTGATCTGTtggccaattgttcacccattgtagtatgtatttttattcttttatccAGAGAGATACTTTGAAAAATGGTATAggaagctttgctgaaatccagaaagattacaccaactggcttcccttggtcaactagatgggtaACCTTACCATAAAAAGAAGTTTAGTTAGATAAACAGGACTTTCCTCTTGTGAACCTGTATTGACTGTGACCAATAGCTATTGTCTTGCAGATGTTTTTCAATATCTCCCAGAATAATATTCTCCATAATTTTatcaggcactgaagtgagactgacttCATTCTTGCTCTTCTTGAGAATTGGAACAGTTTTTGCCAGTTtccagttgactgggacctctccagattcccaagactgttgaaaaataattatgagaCATCTTCCAATGACATAAGTATTAAGTTATAAgtaaaatgaaagctatatttttccttcagatcaTTAAAATTCAGTCCAAAATCTTTGCTGCCAGGCTGTGGATTTAAAgattgaaaacattttcagactACAGTTGTTTAGTTGTTTAAGGAAATCAAGGGACTATATCTCCAGTGACACTTTACctgttgttgctgctttttaaatCCTTGGTCTTTCCCTGTAGTCCATCAATAAAATCCATCACTTtgcaaaacagttaaaaataggTTAATTGTCGTATAAAATGGATACATGAAACACAAGGCAAATTGTTGCATAGTGAGCAGGAAATAGCACTGGCTAACTACAGTATCAAATagataaaatatcaaaattcTTTTTCATGTGTAGgtccttttctttgcttttgttcagagctatgtttacatttctgtttgtcCTGTAGTTACAGTTACCAAACTctgaattaatttcttctttcatctttctttctggGGGTGCCGATATGTTTGGGTTCAAGGTCTAAAATTCAAAGCTATAACATGCAATGCATCTGCTCATTGGTCAAACAGACCAACCTCTGAGAAACTTGGGTAAGGGGAATGTGGACGTATGAGCAACATGGTGTATGATTCTCCCtgcactttcttttctctctgttgtgAGGTACACTACAAAAGGTGCATCAACAAATTTGCCCCCAGGGTGCTCCATCCAGAACATTTTTCTCTAAGCTGTGCAGTTTGACAGTAGAGGTGCTGTGAGAGTTCATGGATGAATGAAGCATTATtcataaaacaacaaacacagtaGCCTAAATGCAAATCTATTGCCAAGAGGCCTGATGGATACAATAAGACTGTGAACTAAAAGAAAAGCTAGAAACATTCTTCTTCCATGTTTGaccacaggaaacagaaacGCTTTACCTccctagttaaaaaaaaaaaaagaaaaaaaaaaaaaaaaaagttgtggaTAATAAGGTATTGGACCTTGTTTTAGAGTTCTTTGTAGAACCATTTACTCTAGTATCAACTGCAAATATACTGAGGAGTTGAAGTACACACTAAAAACATTTCAGTAAGCTTCTAGGTGTATATGCaatattttctaaacaaaaaatacaagatctaaaatatgtatttaatttaaatgaaaaagccATTAAAACACATGAGAGTCTTCTAAGCCTTAAGTGAAgactgaaccgctgcattcagTTCCTGCCTTGGTCACAGACAACTtccatagaatcatagtatagaatcatagagttatttaggttggaaaagacctctaagatcataaAGTCCATGATAGAATTAAAACCGTACAGGGTAGATTGTGCTTCAGTTTCCCATCAGTAATATCAAGGCAGCAATTCATCCCTTATTTTGCCCATTTAGAAAAGTCTTCAGAATCTCTAAGCAACTACAGAAGAGGAGGACAGGACTTTTCACATGAGTATTGCTCGTTATCCCTGGGTCAACAGAAGATTTTAGCACTGCATTTTCATAACTGTGCATAACCACTGTGTTGTTTTAATTAGACTTCATTACATGTCGCAGAAAACTCTTCCGTTAATAAGTAAGAGTATAGTACACATTGGGTTGCTTTAAAGTAAACAGTTTTGATTATCCTATTAGCAAGAGGATGAGAGTCTTAAAAAAACATTACTACACTTCAAAACAGTAAAGGTTCAGATTCATTTATACTGCAGTTAGAAAATAATTGCATTGACtaattgttttaaataactTAATAATAGAATTATTtgtaatttataatttttatatatatttgtagaaTTTATAGAATTAAATAATCAgagaattaaataataataatagaataatAAGATGTAGCTTTGTACATCAAGTCTGCCTTCTGAAATCTCAATCAGTTTGTTCCTTTGGGATCTACTTCAGTCTCATATCTTCAAACTTTCACTGGATAGTTGATGTCAGGTCAGCATccctagagaaaaaaatacagagatatATAAAGCCTGAGATAGTTAAGGTAGTTATTTTCTAGATTATGCATAACTCATTGGACTCTGAAGGGATTGTCATGACTTCCATACCCTGTAACAGAAGAATACACAAAGAAGGGGTTGAAGCATGATGGCTATCGCTTGGAAACTAGATTAGAGCTTGCAAGTTAGTTTTTGAAGGTCTTAGTTTTTGAAGAATAGTCTCTCTGAATACTGCAACCACAAGAAAAGCTTTGAAGGTCATAACCCATGTGAGTACTCTTCCAAGCAGTGCTATTAAAGAGTGCTTTGAGGTGTTTTGCATTCACCGTGCATTAGCCTAGAACATCACTCAGAGGGTAGTGAGTTCTATGCACTAGCCTAGTTATTCACTCGGAGGGTgatgaggcattggaacaggttgcccagagaggttgtggataccccattcctggaggtgttaaAGACCAACTTAGAtgaagccctgagcaacctgatatAGTGGGtagcatccctgcctatggcaggatGGGTGGCACTAGAttatctttgaggtcccttccaacccgagacgttctatgattctatgatcacaACTACAAGTTCTAGTTCTACTTCTCATACTTCTCAGACTTCATTTCAAAATATGGCTAAACAGACTATCCTGTACctggcacacacacaaaaatactcTCGGATTTAATTATCTAAGTTTGACTCTCAAGAAACATTCTGTGGATCACCAAGAACCTGCAGACTGTTGTGATTTGCCCAGAAGAACAGTACTACCATACGATGataaaatgctcttttaaaaaatagcagATGGTTTAACTAGGAGACCGATTTGAAAATAACAAATTGCAGACCTGGGCCCAAAAGGAATACCTTGCTCTTTGGCAACTATTAAAGCCTCCAATAAACtgcaaaaaaatcagtattctTCCAAGCACTGATGTGCAAATACAGCCAGTCACTGAGATCCTTCAGAAAAGCACACAGTTAGCATCAATTCTGCctccttttgtattttaatcCTGAGATATAAATTGCTCTCAACAGGTGAACTTTTTCTCCAACATAGGAGGGGAACTCAGCAAGTGGCCACAGCTCTGTCTTACACACTGACATTGTGTGAAAGGATAATTGTATTCCAGGTTACAAACTTTTTTAGGACTGAGAGAGTCTCTTCTATCTAAGCTTGAAAAATGCCTATAACAAAGGGTTCTCTGTCTATTGCATCTATTCAAATTGATACAAATTTTGATTGGTCTCACAGAACTCAAGCTTCTTTGCAAATACTAGTGTAAATCTGTAAGGAATCTAAAAGGCATTGCAAAACAATGGCTTGCTATCCAAAATCTGAAATCCTATTCAATAATGTTGAACATAAATTTCTAGAAGTGAACTTTCTCAAAGTGTCAGGTTTAAGATATGGGGCTTTGTTTCAGATGCATCcctaaaaataatgtttacatCAAATCTGCTTAAAGATATTCTGAAGTGCTCCACTGACATTGGGTAAGATATACTTGCTCCCTCTCTGTATCTGTCTGTTCATCCATTTGCTTCCTCTGTCCCTCCCTTCTTCTCTCTAGTAACCATATGTGAAGTGACTCTGCCTGAAGAGCATGGGTGCTGATGCGAAAGGGAGGTTCTCCACCAAAACCATGTTCTTTTACTCTTTCTTCTTTGGCATGAAGCATATACCAATACCTATCTCATGTTGCAGCCTAAGTATACAAATGCACCAAAGTGAAACATCTTTTCTGGAGGAAAATTTCTAGAAAGGACTagattgtttctgttttgcttttgaatgaagaaaaaaagacaaagcattTGAATTACCACATTATCTTTATTTGTAGAGCATacatttttttgtcttcaaagcTTAGGACAGGTAAGATGAGTATGTTTTGTTCCAGTTTAAGAATGTTTTCTATCACAAAAGCACACAGATAAATGAGACATTTCCATAAAGCAGAACTgtaaaaatcaatgtttttgGAGTTTTTCACAGATGTTAATGCCCAGAATGGTTGGAATTCCTGCGCTGGCACAGCTATGATAATTCAGTAGTgctaaaatgaaacaagaacaaaaaaagatattttcagtgACAAGATCCCTGTATCCAGAAAGGAAGAGTCAAATACACAAATTCATTCTCAGTTATGGCCCTGCTCAATGTTCCTGTTGGTCTCAGTTGATACTGTATAAAACTTTTATTGTGTGACTCAAAAGGAGGAAACACGTATATGGTTTTAAATCACCCCTGTGCTCCTTTCCCGTCACCTGCATAGAGCAGGTAGCATGCTGTCAAAACAGAAGATTTGTAGGACCATTGTACCGTTGGGGTGTAAGATGGGTACAACTGCTACACAGTGGCTTCCTCTGTGACACTAGGCAAACCACTCTGGAACAGCTGTTTCAGACATTTAGATGCTTAATGATGAAAAATGGTGCTTTACTGGATTTTCCAAAGCATCCAAGAGCCTTACTCTTTCAAACTTTCTTAGAGGTTTACTCTTCTTCCCTAAAACAGGGCAATATGTTCCTGCCTCACAAATGTGCCACATGGGTTTAGGTCTAAGATAGAAAGGTGCTTATACATTGTAATGGAAGAATAATGTTCTGTTCTTGCTACTTACGTTGTTCACTCTTCACAAGCTTGTAGAGAGGCAGACCCTTGCAGAGTTGTTCAATGGGTTTACCATAGAGAAACCAATCCTTCACATTTCCAAACAGGGAATTGCCGGATTGATACTGTACCCACACATTTTGTGGAGAATACACTTTCTTCATAGTCTAAAGAGAAAATGTTAAACACCATCAGTAATGTAGCTTTGGTTTCTTGCTACTATAATGGCATGCTACTATGGCATCCATCAAGAAAAACGCCATGATCTAAAATCACTTCCCTTTGCTGCATACAAAACATTAGCGAAAGAAtctatatgtttttaaatacctttttttttttttccaatctatTCAGAAACAAAGTATACTAGATATTAATTCTATCAACACAGTGAAACTGAGTTGAAGTTATAGTTAATAAATTGCTAATTGACTGCAATATAATCAAGTATTTTTCACATACATTAATCTTCCCACTCCATAAAAGGcactctgaaaagcaaaatgagaagTTTTGCTATAAATGTACTATTGCTAGTCTGTCATAAGATGGACCAGAACTCAAGTTCATCTCCAGGCAATGCTTCCAGTCACCTTCATGAAACCTTTACCTGAGTAGGAAAATCACGGTTTGGTGATAGTAAACTAATTTCTAAATTTtgttctgcaaagaataaaataataataaaaaaatcaaatgataTAATGATGTCAAGGACAAAATATTAGCAtaccaatgaaaaaaaaaatcaataaaccTTGTGTGATCTCACATTGAAATCTCCCCAAATTTGTCAAAATATGCCACTTCCTCAGGCATGGGATCTTACAGTTCTAGCTATAATGGTAATCTACTATATGCAAGGTGGGTCATGactgtttattattttaaaaagatgttcTATATGATATTTCCTTGAAGTTCTATCTTGTTAGATCTGTTTCATCATTGCTAACCTAGTAAGAGATTTTCCTAAGAACAACAACTGTTCTTGAAGGCAGAATGGAGGGATCCCATCATACCATATAACTTGTACACAGTAGTCTTTCTTGTATACAGAATAGGTTTCTCTACAAAATCACCTTTTTCTCAAAAGCCAGGCGTCCAATTTCTTGCAGCTCTGGGATGGAAGCCtcagatattttcaaaataaagcaagcaTTTCGTGAAAACAGCCTTGTTGCAACATATccctgtgattaaaaaaaataataaaataataagataaGAAAagtaattcattaaaaatagttACCACTGGTGTTTGTTGATCCTCCCTAGCTTTTAGGGCAATCTAGAAGAAATATGAAGTGGCTACGCTGACTGTCATGGTGGAATGACTCCTCATTTCCTCATTTACATTGTCACCTTTGGGGAACGGAAGCAGCCTGCTAACATTAATATCTGTCCATAAGACTTGAACGATCTTTTCCCATGGACTTCTGCTGTACTTACTAACTTTCTATACATGAGTGTATACAGCCAGCTCTTCACTCCCTTGCATTGAGGTCAATGATATTCTTCTCACTTTTGTGAATGACTACCATGTGTTTTACTACAATTCtcttaaaaaaatcatcttgaTATGTGTGAAAGAGAGATTGCGTAAGAGGAGTAGAAGTGATGGGAGTCTTCAATGAAACAGTGTTTCAGGACAACTCATGATGGGAATGCACTAAAATAAATTCTCTGTGTTTATGAACTTCCTTAAAGAGATTTTTAGAATCTAGTCAGATTCTTAGATTTACTTACATGACTGTAGTCAAAAATAGTATCAGAGGAGTACACGCCAGAACGGACATGAACGTCAGCAAGGTTCTTCTCATTGCTGATAGTCATAGTTGCCGTGACATAATCATTGTTAGGTTCGTTCAGGACAAAAGTCTTTggtaaaaaaacacaaaaccattgttcatctggttttcatttttaaagacacAATATAAACATTTTCTCTCAAATGGACAATCACGATTGTTTTATGTACATGTTAAATCCATTAACAACTCTCTAGCAATCTCAAGATGCCCTTGTGGTGGAGACTAATTATGAGAGATTTTGAGTCAGGGTGAGTCGGGAAGGGACAGGACCATACTGCAGGCTTTTGAAAACAGCATGTGACATACCAGTCATTATACATGGCAGCAGCAATGACTCAGAGAAGACTAAAAGAGTCTTCAAATTTTATCTTGAGCTAAGGGGACATATGCTCCACAAATTTCTTGTCACTGCACAGGTGCACAGAACTGCCTCTTTGGCTCATATGATTGTCACCTTTGGTAAAAGCTAATTTTCCTCTGTGCTTGGTAATAAGCATCATTTTAgcttcttctgttcttttcttcctaTTATATTCCTCCTTGCCCaggaatttaaaacattttaaacaaatatatgCAATAGAAGGCTTGTCAGTCTACTTACTTGCAATGCAGAAGTTTGAGTCCAAAAGACTCccagcaaaatgaaaattgcaGCCTGTAAAAGGAATGAGCGTTCTCAGAAGAAACAACATGCAGTGTCATACACAAATGGACAGAGTTagacaaaaaacacttttttcatgATTTGAGGGAAACAGTcatattttcagtttgaaaaattACCCAATCCacatgtgtatttttttaaagcaattacagTTCTTCATTATAAAATTCTTGCTATCAGGCTTTCTTTTGCCTGTAATGGTAAAAATGCAGAACAACCATGACATTTTATGCTTCTTTCAAAAGTCACACCCTTTGATAACGTTACTTCTTTTTTGTCTCAAAAGTGGGAATTATTAAATCATAAATAAATCTCCTGAAATCAAGTTCTGCATTCTTCACTCAAATAATGTTTCCACTGACTTCAAGGAGCTTACTGCACACACAAGAAACACAGGTTTCCTACTgaacaaccagaaaaaaaaaaaaaagaaaaagaaaccacaccAACACAGAGGTCATATTAGCCCCAGTACTGTACTGCTAATTTGAGCATCTTCCTTTCTATActtctattttaaaaggaacttttaataatataaataaaataaaaatgtatatactCACAAATCcgttcattttttccttcagattaaAAGCAAAAGCCTGCAGAAGGTAAGAATGCAGGAAAACTCCAGAGACCTTCAACTTTTATATCTTGCAGTAGGTGTGGGAAATACTTGACAGAACAACAGAACTTCGTGATTAGAACAAGTCCATATCTACATGCCATGTACTTCATATCTGAAATTTTGGTCTGGCATAGATAACCAGATCTTGATATGTTAAAAGCAGTCGATACATCAGCTTTTGTGAGATTAATCACTCTCCAAATGGCTATTATTTACTGGTTTAAACTTTACAGGAGTTTCCACTTCTTCTAGttccattttttaatatttaacagGATATTGTCTAGAATTAAATGGCATCAGGAACTCTGCTATTCACTCATACAATATGCATTTTGTCTTCTTAAATACAATCCCTAACAGCCTGATAGTCTGTAGacaaagcctggaaaaaaaaccaATCACATACATTATGCCGGTTATGTGCCAACTACTAAATAGACCACCTTTTCAGACATTTCTTCTATCTAGCATATGCATGATCTTTTCTAAGAAGTACTGCTCGTTTTTGAACAGTTGCTATGATACATATCACATGCATTGAAGTTAGTGACGTTGTTAGGAATAACAATTGTGCTTCACAGACAGAATCTAGTTAACTGCTAGCCTAGAAGGGAGTAACATGAAACTTCAGAAGATGTGTGGTTCACACAAGGtcacaaaacaacagaaacaagatGGAGATTCCTCCTTTAAAGTTACAActgttttctatattttatgTCAAATGTCAATGACCACATGATATTGCCATGAGGTGTTCTCTCGTGAATTGGACCTTGCCTGGACTCCTCATCTCATCTGTGACTCCACATGAGCTAGAGCAGATAACCTTGATGAATCACAAACTACTTTTTACTAAAATGTCATAACTAGGGTCTATTCCTTCCAATAAAATGAGAATTCAGCCTAGAAGCCAACAAATTTCTGTAATCtgtcagagaatcacagaatggttgactTGGCAGGGAACTCTGGGTACATCTAGTCCAGccactgctcaagcagggccatgCAGAGCAGGTTGTCCAAGACCATGTTGAGACAGTTTTTGCACATCTCCAAGGAGTAGACTCCACAACCtttctaggcaacctgttcctcTGCTCCATTACCCACACActacagaagtgcttcctgatgctctgatggaacctcctgtgctccagtttATGTCCttttgtcctggcactgggcaccactagCAGGGCCTTGTCTCTGTCTTCTTTGCACCCctccttcaggtatttatatatttcGATGAGATGACCATTtagccttctcttttctaggCTACAGTCCCGGCTCTCTcggcctttcctcataggagaggtacATTGGTCCCTtcatcatttttgtggccctacATTGCACTCTTTCCAGgatgtccaggtctctcttgtactgggggccCAGGACTGGACGCAGTACTACAGgtatggcctcaccagggctgagtagggGGAAGGACCACACCTTTTAACTTGTTGGCCTGTTGGCCACACTTTACCTAATGGAGCCAGGAATACTCAGCCTTCTTAGGGGCAAGGGCATGCTgcttgctggctcatgttgaactTGGTTTCCatcaggacccccaggtcctttttaGCAGTGATGCTTCCAAGTTGGGCTCTCCCTGCATGTCCTGGTGCCTgcggttgttcctccccagagGCAGTATGCTGCACTTCCCCTTGGTCAACTTTGTGAGGTTCTTGTGAggccatttctccagcctgtccaggtccctctggatggcagcatgtCCCTCTGGTGAATCCatcactcctcccagttttgtgtcatctgtgaacttactaAGGATGCACTCTACCCCATCGTCCAGATAATTAGTGATGATTTTAAACATTCACCAGTCatcaggaataaaaaataaataaaaagaaaagaaaaaaaagaatgaagttgTACAGAAGTTATCTCTGCAAACACATCTcagtataaaaaggaaattGCATGCATTTGCTTTATAACACACAACTCTGTGGAAAATTTTATCTCAAGTGTGACAAAGCTCTGCTGCTAAGCAATATATcagaacatatatataaatagatatGAAATTGTGACAAGCATGGTTAGATTAGATTAAATTAGATTAGATTGATATTATCCTGTTGAAAGCTGGCCCTGCCCCTTCTTCTCAAATGATTCTTTGTTTGTAGGTTTGCAACCTTTCACAGAA
This genomic stretch from Anas platyrhynchos isolate ZD024472 breed Pekin duck chromosome 23, IASCAAS_PekinDuck_T2T, whole genome shotgun sequence harbors:
- the GKN2 gene encoding gastrokine-2, encoding MNGFAAIFILLGVFWTQTSALQTFVLNEPNNDYVTATMTISNEKNLADVHVRSGVYSSDTIFDYSHGYVATRLFSRNACFILKISEASIPELQEIGRLAFEKKTMKKVYSPQNVWVQYQSGNSLFGNVKDWFLYGKPIEQLCKGLPLYKLVKSEQPLLNYHSCASAGIPTILGINICEKLQKH